The Verrucomicrobiia bacterium genome window below encodes:
- a CDS encoding alpha-2-macroglobulin family protein produces the protein MRFLLSLGCLLALTALAAEPPADFASLKAEAEKFYAEKSFSKAHELYARALLMSNLAASDARWVAFRCYDTQWRAAAATQSADNTPLEQARTELEKLVRDVARPEDQDRVWAEVQESLGDFWWTRRNQRNWGQAWPYYQRALDWWAGARDVELARERYLAIVWRMAQPPQAEPYYSYGYFGNQIDPAILENALKIASSEADRAHAHYLLAMALRSRGGNDAEQRQRVQDEFEGALKSGTKTDWYDDALFNYAQWLAGEGRVVVLKDGTWHTEPDYVRALELYRRLVGEFKKGETRYWEQAQQAIKDITGPQLNVMVSDFFLPGSEIQYSLNWRNVKQIELALYPVELNRDVKFGENQGDWVDEIPLAGREKLKSWTRDVENKGDYRPGNATARLDEKLPPGAYVLEGKAGGQTSRQLILVTDAALVLKSSGKQALVYFCDAHSGAPLAHARVVLRERWNWNGEWRVREQSKETDADGLAVFDLEQRDNTGVELFASAMLKDRQAFSIGNSYGNRRFNWSTIDPATGLPIPDRQVWRIYAFTDRPAYRPKETVNWKFIARRYADGVYSTPANQTIEYQINDPRGTKVKEGKATLNSFGSAWGALELTEQMPLGEYHVQFWDDGRQHSIGSATLFRLEEYKLPEFKVAVSTPEEAGRKKVFKLGDVVEVTIQADYYFGGPVANASVEVVVNQNPYWQSWPQPREFPWFYQDMDQAGGYRGRWWGGGQVVKRETLKTDAGGKATLTFETPRGANQDYEYRIEARVTDASRREITGTGTVRVTRQRYFVHADTDHRLYQPQDKVSVEFKAADANQQPVVCEGTVKVTRDYWWEIWIAPDGREVKGDELKQRRAKTSIWPPPPTRPNEPGWRLKFRGYQHDDILTKTLKTDTNGTAQLDFKPEREGYYRVAWTSEDTVAKQKLQVANPIKAGTTVWVCTDKSTDLGYRTGGLELIVDKDTFRVGQQAPVMIQTADNDRYVLFTVEADDLLSAKLIHLDGTTKLVELDVTEQHVPNIFLNAAMVSDNQLYTDTKQVVVPPTKNFLTVDVKPDRPQYQPRAEGTFTVTTRDDAGKPVPAEVAFSLVDESVFYIQGDYAGDPRQFYFGTKRPQATQTGSTFNQRRYVKLVRVDDQLIEASQVEAYERQQRGIEDTNVLPAAVDELELADKDAALNQPTGGVGGGGAAGGFYALRAAKMPGMVSPAVAAPMAMQEMPMAKSVTGLGGAVAGEPAPEPAVVVRSDFRSTVLWQPDVMTGADGTAKVKVKYPDSLTGWKATARAVTSGNQFGIADTTTRTKQPLIVRLQAPRFFIVGDTVTISAVVNNNTDEPLEAKVALEMDGGLEMVSSAAQASSLPKSGKMPDFYLKLPANGEARADWIASVKQPGEVNLKVTGRGGKYSDAMEKTYVAYEHGIEKFLAKSGKVRGNDVTVKLDLPAERKAGSTQLTVQVTPSLAVTMLDALPYLIDYPYGCTEQTMSRFLPATIVAKTLKDAGLQPEDVMGRVFGGIETNSAAATHPKGKQDLAKLDDMTKAGLDRLYDFQHGDGGWGWWKEGQSDPWMTAYVVWGLSLAKQAGVAVKPEVARRGAEFLDKTLVEQEENYDMQAFMLHALAAHKAAQNESGLSQMEAKAFDNLWTNREKLNAYTRSLLALSAHYFGKDAEAKTLIENLENGVKRDDRPDTSVLVDGKPSTSNSQPSTVMGTAHWGEDGLYWRWSDGGVEATAFALRALLAIDPTNQLVEPVANWLIKNRRGAQWSNTRDTAIAVLAMTDYLKASGEIAPDLEYVLTVNGTKVASKKVSGADVFNAPSRFEVDAKLIKDSNEVRIQVKPGKPTPGPSKEGNKQGGASVYFAVEAKFFSQEEPITAAGNELFVKRQYFKLVGRPTLLKGYVYDQEPLLNGETVKSGERVETVLTIEGKNNYEYLMFEDLKPAGFEAVEIRSGESLYAKELKSGAVERKHAVVGKSSSLSGGTSAKPARNRAGKMPAPLPEDSDYTGRTRWVYQELRDRKVALFIDKLPEGVWEIRYDLRAEVPGEFHALPVLGQAMYVPEIRCNGAEQWVKVEDAK, from the coding sequence ATGCGCTTCCTGCTCTCGCTGGGTTGTCTCCTCGCCCTGACCGCGCTGGCCGCGGAACCACCCGCTGATTTCGCCTCGCTCAAGGCTGAGGCCGAAAAGTTTTACGCGGAAAAATCCTTCAGCAAGGCGCACGAGTTGTATGCGCGCGCCCTGCTGATGTCGAACCTCGCCGCCAGCGACGCACGCTGGGTGGCTTTCCGCTGCTACGACACCCAGTGGCGCGCCGCCGCGGCCACGCAATCCGCCGACAACACGCCGCTCGAACAGGCGCGCACCGAACTGGAGAAGCTGGTGCGCGACGTGGCGCGCCCGGAGGACCAGGACCGCGTCTGGGCCGAGGTGCAGGAGTCGCTCGGCGATTTCTGGTGGACGCGGCGCAACCAGCGCAACTGGGGGCAGGCCTGGCCGTATTACCAGCGGGCGCTGGACTGGTGGGCCGGCGCGCGCGACGTCGAGCTGGCCCGCGAACGTTACCTCGCCATCGTCTGGCGCATGGCGCAGCCGCCGCAGGCTGAGCCGTATTACTCCTACGGCTACTTCGGCAACCAGATTGATCCGGCCATTCTCGAGAATGCGTTGAAGATTGCGTCGTCGGAAGCGGACCGGGCCCACGCGCATTACCTCCTCGCGATGGCGCTGCGCAGCCGGGGCGGGAATGACGCCGAACAGCGTCAGCGCGTGCAGGACGAATTCGAGGGCGCGCTCAAGTCGGGCACGAAAACGGACTGGTATGACGACGCGCTGTTCAACTACGCCCAATGGCTTGCCGGCGAGGGTCGCGTGGTCGTCCTCAAGGACGGCACCTGGCACACCGAACCGGATTACGTCCGCGCGCTGGAACTTTACCGGCGGCTGGTGGGCGAATTCAAAAAGGGCGAGACGCGTTACTGGGAACAGGCCCAGCAGGCCATCAAGGACATCACCGGCCCGCAGTTGAACGTGATGGTGTCCGACTTCTTCCTGCCCGGCTCGGAAATCCAATACTCGCTCAACTGGCGCAACGTGAAGCAAATCGAGCTGGCACTGTATCCGGTGGAATTGAATCGCGATGTGAAGTTCGGTGAAAACCAGGGCGATTGGGTGGATGAAATCCCCCTCGCGGGTCGTGAGAAGTTGAAAAGCTGGACGCGCGACGTTGAAAACAAAGGCGACTACCGGCCCGGCAATGCCACCGCCCGGCTCGACGAAAAACTCCCGCCCGGCGCTTACGTCCTCGAAGGCAAGGCCGGTGGCCAAACGTCGCGCCAGTTGATTCTCGTCACGGACGCGGCGCTCGTGCTCAAGAGTTCCGGCAAGCAGGCGCTGGTTTATTTTTGCGACGCCCACAGCGGCGCGCCGCTGGCCCATGCCAGGGTGGTGCTGCGAGAACGTTGGAACTGGAATGGCGAGTGGCGAGTGCGCGAACAGTCCAAGGAGACAGATGCCGATGGGTTGGCCGTGTTCGATCTGGAGCAGCGCGATAATACGGGCGTGGAGCTGTTCGCCAGCGCGATGCTCAAGGACCGGCAGGCGTTCAGCATCGGCAACAGTTACGGAAATCGCAGATTCAACTGGAGCACCATTGACCCGGCCACCGGGCTGCCGATACCAGATCGGCAGGTTTGGCGCATCTACGCCTTCACCGACCGGCCCGCCTATCGGCCCAAGGAGACGGTGAACTGGAAATTCATTGCGCGGCGATACGCGGATGGCGTTTATTCCACGCCCGCCAATCAGACGATCGAGTATCAAATCAACGATCCGCGGGGCACGAAGGTCAAGGAGGGCAAGGCCACGTTGAACTCCTTCGGCAGCGCGTGGGGCGCGCTCGAACTGACGGAGCAGATGCCGCTCGGCGAATACCATGTGCAGTTTTGGGATGACGGCCGCCAGCACAGCATCGGCAGCGCGACGTTGTTCCGGCTCGAGGAATACAAGCTGCCTGAGTTCAAAGTCGCCGTCAGCACGCCGGAGGAAGCGGGGCGGAAGAAGGTGTTCAAGCTTGGTGACGTCGTCGAGGTCACCATCCAGGCCGACTACTACTTCGGCGGCCCGGTCGCCAACGCCAGCGTCGAAGTGGTCGTGAACCAGAATCCTTACTGGCAGTCCTGGCCGCAGCCGCGCGAGTTCCCGTGGTTTTACCAGGACATGGACCAGGCGGGCGGCTACCGCGGTCGCTGGTGGGGCGGCGGGCAGGTCGTGAAACGCGAGACGCTCAAGACCGATGCCGGGGGCAAGGCGACGTTGACCTTCGAGACGCCGCGCGGGGCAAATCAGGATTACGAGTATCGCATCGAAGCACGCGTCACCGATGCCAGCCGGCGGGAAATCACCGGCACGGGCACGGTGCGCGTCACGCGGCAGCGTTACTTCGTGCACGCGGACACGGACCATCGCCTCTACCAGCCGCAGGACAAGGTGAGCGTTGAGTTCAAGGCGGCCGATGCGAACCAGCAACCCGTCGTCTGCGAAGGCACCGTGAAGGTGACGCGCGATTACTGGTGGGAAATCTGGATCGCGCCGGACGGTCGCGAAGTCAAAGGCGATGAACTCAAACAACGGCGCGCCAAAACCTCCATCTGGCCGCCGCCCCCAACCCGGCCCAACGAACCCGGCTGGCGGCTCAAATTCCGCGGCTACCAGCACGACGACATTCTGACCAAAACGCTCAAGACCGACACGAATGGAACGGCGCAACTGGATTTCAAACCTGAACGCGAAGGTTATTACCGCGTCGCGTGGACCAGCGAGGACACGGTCGCGAAGCAGAAGTTGCAGGTGGCCAATCCCATCAAGGCCGGGACCACCGTGTGGGTTTGCACCGACAAGTCCACCGACCTGGGCTACCGCACCGGTGGCTTGGAACTCATCGTGGACAAGGACACGTTTCGCGTCGGCCAGCAGGCGCCGGTGATGATTCAGACCGCGGACAACGACCGTTACGTGCTGTTCACCGTTGAAGCCGATGACCTGCTGAGCGCGAAGCTCATTCACCTCGACGGCACGACCAAACTCGTCGAACTCGACGTGACCGAACAGCACGTGCCGAATATTTTCCTGAACGCCGCCATGGTGAGCGACAACCAGCTTTACACCGACACCAAACAAGTCGTGGTGCCGCCGACGAAGAACTTCCTGACCGTGGATGTGAAGCCCGACCGGCCGCAATACCAGCCGCGCGCGGAAGGCACGTTCACCGTCACCACCCGGGATGATGCGGGCAAACCGGTGCCCGCCGAGGTCGCCTTCAGTCTCGTGGACGAATCCGTGTTCTACATCCAGGGCGATTACGCGGGCGATCCGCGCCAGTTCTACTTCGGCACGAAACGCCCGCAGGCGACGCAGACGGGCAGCACCTTCAACCAGCGCCGCTACGTGAAGCTCGTGCGCGTGGATGACCAGCTCATCGAGGCGTCCCAGGTCGAGGCTTACGAGCGGCAGCAGCGCGGGATCGAGGACACCAACGTGCTGCCGGCGGCTGTGGATGAACTGGAATTGGCCGACAAGGACGCGGCCCTTAATCAGCCCACGGGCGGGGTTGGGGGTGGAGGAGCGGCCGGCGGATTCTACGCGTTGCGGGCCGCCAAGATGCCGGGCATGGTTTCACCCGCCGTCGCGGCACCGATGGCCATGCAGGAGATGCCCATGGCGAAGTCAGTTACAGGCCTGGGTGGCGCGGTGGCGGGTGAGCCCGCGCCCGAACCCGCGGTCGTGGTGCGCAGTGATTTTCGCTCGACCGTGTTGTGGCAGCCGGATGTGATGACGGGCGCGGATGGCACGGCAAAGGTGAAGGTGAAATATCCCGATTCGTTGACGGGCTGGAAGGCCACGGCCCGCGCGGTCACAAGCGGCAACCAGTTCGGCATCGCGGACACCACCACACGCACCAAGCAGCCGCTCATCGTGCGTCTTCAGGCGCCGCGCTTCTTCATCGTGGGCGACACGGTGACGATCTCGGCGGTCGTGAACAATAATACGGATGAGCCGTTGGAGGCGAAGGTGGCGTTGGAAATGGATGGCGGATTGGAAATGGTTTCCAGTGCGGCGCAAGCCTCCAGTTTGCCCAAGTCAGGAAAAATGCCGGATTTTTATTTAAAACTCCCTGCCAATGGCGAAGCCCGCGCGGATTGGATTGCCTCCGTCAAACAACCCGGCGAAGTGAACCTCAAAGTCACCGGTCGCGGCGGCAAGTATTCCGATGCGATGGAGAAAACCTACGTCGCTTACGAACACGGCATCGAGAAGTTCCTCGCCAAGTCCGGCAAGGTGCGGGGCAACGACGTGACCGTGAAACTGGATCTGCCTGCCGAGCGGAAGGCCGGTTCCACCCAACTGACCGTGCAAGTCACGCCGAGCCTCGCGGTGACGATGCTCGATGCGTTGCCTTACCTGATTGATTATCCCTACGGCTGCACCGAGCAGACGATGAGCCGTTTCCTGCCGGCCACCATCGTGGCCAAGACGCTTAAAGACGCGGGCCTGCAACCCGAGGACGTGATGGGCCGCGTGTTCGGTGGCATTGAAACGAATTCCGCCGCCGCCACGCATCCGAAGGGCAAACAGGACCTCGCCAAGCTCGACGACATGACCAAGGCTGGGCTGGATCGGCTCTACGATTTCCAGCACGGCGACGGTGGCTGGGGCTGGTGGAAGGAAGGCCAGAGCGATCCCTGGATGACGGCCTACGTGGTGTGGGGATTGTCGCTGGCGAAACAGGCGGGTGTGGCAGTGAAGCCCGAAGTCGCGCGGCGCGGCGCCGAGTTCCTCGACAAGACACTCGTCGAGCAGGAGGAAAATTACGACATGCAAGCCTTCATGCTGCACGCGCTTGCCGCCCACAAAGCCGCGCAAAACGAATCCGGCTTGTCGCAGATGGAAGCCAAGGCCTTCGACAATCTCTGGACGAATCGCGAGAAATTGAACGCCTACACGCGTTCGCTGCTGGCACTTTCCGCTCACTACTTCGGCAAGGACGCCGAGGCGAAGACGCTTATCGAAAATCTGGAAAATGGCGTGAAGCGCGACGACCGCCCGGACACGTCCGTGCTGGTGGACGGCAAACCATCAACCAGCAACTCTCAACCCTCAACGGTCATGGGCACCGCCCACTGGGGCGAAGACGGCCTCTATTGGCGCTGGTCCGATGGCGGGGTGGAGGCGACGGCCTTTGCGTTGCGGGCGCTGCTGGCGATTGACCCGACGAACCAACTCGTCGAGCCGGTGGCGAACTGGCTCATCAAGAACCGTCGCGGCGCGCAGTGGAGCAACACGCGCGACACCGCTATCGCCGTGCTGGCGATGACGGATTATCTCAAAGCCAGCGGTGAAATCGCACCGGACTTGGAATACGTCCTGACCGTCAACGGCACGAAGGTCGCGTCGAAGAAGGTCAGCGGCGCGGATGTCTTCAATGCGCCGAGCCGCTTTGAGGTGGACGCGAAACTCATCAAGGACAGCAACGAGGTTCGAATCCAGGTGAAGCCGGGGAAACCCACCCCAGGCCCCTCCAAGGAGGGGAACAAGCAGGGCGGTGCGTCGGTGTATTTCGCGGTCGAAGCGAAGTTTTTCAGCCAGGAGGAGCCCATCACGGCGGCGGGCAACGAGCTTTTCGTGAAGCGCCAATACTTCAAGCTGGTCGGCCGTCCGACGCTGCTCAAGGGCTACGTCTATGACCAGGAGCCGCTCCTCAATGGCGAGACGGTGAAGAGCGGCGAACGGGTTGAAACCGTCCTCACCATCGAGGGGAAGAACAACTACGAATATTTGATGTTCGAGGATTTGAAGCCGGCCGGGTTCGAGGCCGTGGAAATCCGCAGCGGCGAATCGCTCTACGCGAAGGAACTCAAGTCCGGCGCGGTGGAGCGGAAGCATGCCGTAGTGGGAAAGTCTTCCAGCCTGTCCGGTGGGACTTCCGCCAAGCCTGCGCGCAACCGGGCAGGCAAGATGCCTGCCCCACTACCTGAAGATTCCGATTACACCGGCCGGACCCGCTGGGTTTATCAGGAATTACGCGACCGCAAGGTGGCGCTGTTCATCGACAAGCTGCCCGAGGGCGTCTGGGAGATTCGCTACGACCTGCGCGCCGAAGTGCCGGGCGAATTCCACGCGCTGCCGGTGCTCGGCCAGGCGATGTATGTGCCCGAAATCCGCTGCAACGGCGCCGAACAATGGGTCAAGGTGGAAGACGCGAAATGA
- a CDS encoding phosphopantothenoylcysteine decarboxylase: protein MNFIVTAGPTIEKLDTVRRLTNFSTGRTGTEMANFLAGRGHQVTLLVGEQSTWNGQRRAQKVINFSTTADLQDKLKTLSKSSFDAVFHMAAVGDFMFGKIWKRDSEGRLEEIASDKFSTRDGALLAELVPTPKLISQLPEWFPKSQVVGWKYEVEGKREDALVAAQMLMEETRISACVANGPAYGDGFGLVTPAGQRHFAGTAGLFSALEDFVARKQKKG, encoded by the coding sequence ATGAATTTTATTGTTACTGCGGGTCCCACGATTGAAAAACTCGACACGGTGCGTCGCCTGACCAATTTCTCGACCGGCCGCACCGGCACCGAAATGGCCAACTTCCTCGCCGGCCGCGGGCATCAGGTCACGTTGCTCGTCGGCGAACAATCCACCTGGAACGGTCAGCGCCGTGCACAGAAGGTGATCAACTTCAGCACCACCGCCGATTTGCAGGACAAGCTCAAGACCCTTTCCAAAAGTTCATTTGACGCCGTGTTTCACATGGCCGCCGTGGGCGATTTCATGTTCGGCAAGATCTGGAAACGCGACAGCGAAGGCCGGCTCGAGGAAATCGCCTCGGATAAATTCTCCACCCGCGACGGGGCGTTGCTGGCCGAACTGGTTCCAACGCCGAAGCTCATCAGCCAGTTGCCTGAATGGTTTCCCAAATCGCAGGTGGTCGGCTGGAAATACGAAGTGGAAGGCAAGCGCGAGGACGCGCTCGTGGCCGCGCAGATGCTGATGGAGGAAACCAGGATCAGCGCGTGTGTGGCCAACGGTCCGGCCTACGGCGACGGCTTTGGCCTGGTGACGCCGGCGGGCCAGCGGCATTTTGCGGGCACCGCCGGTTTGTTCTCGGCGCTGGAAGATTTCGTGGCGCGCAAGCAGAAGAAGGGCTGA
- a CDS encoding metallophosphoesterase produces MRKRFNRRRFFKLGLAGLQLLAVGDAALVEPHWLKVNQLRLANGPPVARFVHFTDLHHKGNRRWLASVVARINALKPDFVCFSGDIIEEREHLPEALEILLGIQAPLFGVPGNHDYWSRADFGAIARAFAATGGAWLLDASVIAPGGRVRLHGLTCETPAVLPPETGVKNILLAHYPAWCEKLAPHRYDLLLAGHSHGGQVRLPFYGALVVPYGVGPYELGRFATPAGPLYVGAGIGWFHINLRFCCRPEITLIEI; encoded by the coding sequence ATGCGCAAACGCTTCAATCGCCGCCGATTCTTCAAGCTGGGTCTGGCCGGCCTTCAGTTGCTCGCGGTCGGCGATGCGGCGCTGGTCGAGCCGCATTGGCTCAAGGTCAATCAGCTCCGGCTGGCGAACGGTCCGCCGGTCGCGCGTTTCGTTCATTTCACCGACCTGCATCACAAGGGGAACCGCCGCTGGCTGGCGTCGGTGGTGGCCCGCATCAACGCGCTCAAGCCGGACTTCGTCTGCTTTTCCGGCGACATCATCGAAGAACGGGAGCACCTGCCGGAAGCGCTGGAAATTCTCCTGGGCATTCAGGCGCCGCTGTTCGGAGTGCCCGGAAACCATGACTACTGGAGCCGCGCCGATTTCGGGGCCATCGCGCGGGCCTTTGCGGCCACGGGCGGCGCCTGGCTGCTGGATGCGAGCGTGATCGCGCCGGGCGGCCGGGTGCGTCTGCACGGGCTGACGTGTGAAACCCCGGCCGTTCTCCCGCCGGAGACCGGCGTGAAAAACATCCTGCTCGCCCATTACCCGGCGTGGTGTGAGAAGCTGGCGCCGCACCGGTATGATTTGTTGCTGGCGGGGCATTCGCACGGCGGGCAGGTGCGGCTGCCGTTTTACGGCGCGCTGGTCGTGCCTTACGGCGTGGGCCCCTACGAACTCGGCCGTTTTGCCACGCCGGCGGGGCCGCTCTACGTTGGCG
- a CDS encoding phytanoyl-CoA dioxygenase family protein yields the protein MNQSEHGRDAWRFAAGDAGFVRHFQEAGFVVVEGVLSERALADVSAAVTDAAGREGYALRNLLFAVPAVRELAAAPEIRALVEPLLGDAAFPVKGILFDKTPAANWKVAWHQDTTICVRERAAVPGYGPWSVKDGVVNVQPPAAVLAGLVTVRVHLDDCGPDNGPLRVLPGSHRDGRLAAAVMERRLAENVPVSCTIRRGGVLLMRPLLLHASLAATRPAHRRVIHLEFAACSLPAPLRWARAEGN from the coding sequence ATGAACCAGTCAGAACACGGTCGGGACGCCTGGCGTTTTGCGGCGGGTGATGCCGGGTTTGTCCGCCACTTCCAAGAGGCCGGCTTCGTGGTCGTGGAAGGCGTGTTGTCGGAGCGGGCGCTGGCGGATGTCAGCGCGGCCGTGACGGATGCCGCGGGGCGGGAAGGCTACGCCTTGCGAAATCTGCTTTTCGCCGTGCCGGCCGTGCGGGAACTGGCTGCGGCCCCCGAAATCCGCGCACTGGTGGAACCGCTGCTCGGCGATGCCGCCTTTCCGGTGAAGGGGATTCTGTTCGACAAGACCCCGGCAGCAAACTGGAAAGTCGCGTGGCATCAAGATACGACGATTTGTGTTCGCGAACGTGCGGCGGTGCCCGGCTACGGACCTTGGTCAGTTAAAGACGGTGTCGTGAACGTGCAGCCGCCCGCCGCTGTGCTCGCCGGTCTGGTGACCGTGCGCGTGCATCTGGACGATTGTGGTCCAGACAATGGTCCATTGCGGGTTTTGCCGGGTTCTCATCGAGATGGCCGGCTGGCCGCCGCCGTGATGGAGCGCCGCCTGGCGGAGAACGTCCCCGTCAGTTGCACCATCCGGCGAGGGGGCGTGCTGTTGATGCGCCCGCTGCTCTTGCATGCTTCCTTGGCTGCGACGAGGCCGGCCCATCGGCGGGTGATCCATCTGGAATTCGCCGCGTGCTCGCTGCCCGCGCCTTTGCGGTGGGCTAGGGCGGAGGGGAATTGA